In Bartonella machadoae, a single genomic region encodes these proteins:
- the coaD gene encoding pantetheine-phosphate adenylyltransferase yields the protein MKIALYAGSFDPLTNGHLDVLRGSLVLADKLIVAIGVQAKKKPLFTFEERVDLITEVGKDLLNVGTDRLQVLSFDSLLIDKAQEIGASFLIRGLRDGTDLDYEMQMAGMNAIMAPQLQTVFLPASVSGRVITSTLVRQVASMGGDVASFVPANVAKALRLKFLSVKEDDDVS from the coding sequence ATGAAAATTGCTCTTTATGCTGGTTCTTTTGACCCTCTTACAAATGGTCATCTTGATGTTTTGCGGGGCAGTCTGGTTTTGGCTGATAAGCTTATTGTCGCTATAGGTGTACAGGCTAAAAAAAAACCACTTTTTACTTTTGAAGAGCGTGTTGATTTAATTACTGAAGTAGGAAAAGATTTGTTAAATGTGGGGACTGATCGGTTGCAGGTGCTTTCATTTGATTCTCTTTTGATTGATAAGGCTCAAGAGATTGGTGCTTCATTTCTTATTCGTGGATTACGTGATGGTACTGACCTTGATTATGAAATGCAAATGGCGGGGATGAATGCTATCATGGCTCCTCAATTACAAACTGTCTTTTTGCCGGCAAGCGTTTCTGGACGCGTCATTACCTCTACATTGGTTCGTCAGGTCGCTTCTATGGGGGGGGATGTCGCGTCCTTTGTGCCTGCAAATGTTGCGAAAGCTTTACGTTTAAAATTTTTATCTGTAAAGGAAGATGATGATGTCTCTTAG
- a CDS encoding peptidylprolyl isomerase: MSLRIFALLTCLFCFFSLSAGADDSNITDDANVLILSLKKGDVFIRLRPDLAPKHVLQIKRLTKEGAYNNVVFHRVIPGFMAQTGDVQFGKKGSADFDAKRVGSGASNYPNIPAEFSKQPFKRGTVGMARAQDKNSANSQFFICFDDAPFLNGQYTVVGEVIKGMDVVDTIKKGTTSNNGSVKDPDVINAATLQADR; this comes from the coding sequence ATGTCTCTTAGAATTTTTGCTCTTTTGACGTGTCTTTTTTGTTTTTTTTCCTTGAGTGCTGGTGCAGATGATTCTAACATAACCGATGATGCAAATGTCCTCATTTTATCTCTTAAAAAGGGTGACGTGTTTATTCGTCTTCGTCCTGATTTGGCACCAAAACATGTTTTGCAAATCAAGAGATTAACAAAGGAAGGTGCATACAATAATGTTGTCTTTCACCGTGTTATTCCAGGTTTTATGGCACAGACTGGTGATGTTCAATTTGGAAAAAAAGGCAGTGCAGATTTTGATGCTAAACGTGTTGGGAGTGGTGCTTCCAATTATCCCAATATACCAGCAGAATTTTCAAAGCAGCCCTTTAAGCGTGGTACCGTTGGGATGGCACGAGCACAAGATAAAAATTCCGCAAATTCTCAATTCTTTATTTGTTTTGATGATGCTCCTTTTTTAAACGGTCAGTATACTGTCGTTGGAGAGGTTATAAAGGGAATGGACGTTGTTGATACAATTAAAAAAGGCACCACAAGTAATAATGGATCTGTAAAAGATCCCGATGTTATTAATGCTGCCACTTTACAAGCTGATAGATGA
- a CDS encoding peptidylprolyl isomerase, which translates to MTEIKDLENTLILETTKGRVVIGLFADLAPSHVARIKELVREGAYDNVVFHRVIDGFMAQTGDVQFGKKDGTEFNLSRVGMGGSKKPNLTAEFSNLSHKRGTVSMARSQNPNSANSQFFICFADAPWLDRQYSIWGQVIEGMENIDKIKRGEPVIEPDTIIKATIAADAK; encoded by the coding sequence ATGACTGAGATTAAAGATTTAGAAAATACCTTAATTCTTGAAACAACAAAGGGGAGAGTTGTTATTGGGCTTTTTGCTGATTTAGCGCCTAGTCACGTTGCACGTATTAAAGAGCTTGTGCGTGAAGGTGCTTATGATAATGTTGTTTTTCATCGTGTTATTGATGGTTTTATGGCTCAAACGGGAGATGTGCAATTTGGAAAAAAGGATGGCACCGAATTTAATTTATCACGTGTCGGTATGGGGGGCTCAAAGAAGCCTAATTTGACAGCAGAGTTTTCAAATCTTTCTCATAAGCGTGGTACAGTTTCGATGGCGCGTAGCCAGAATCCAAACTCTGCTAATTCACAGTTTTTTATTTGTTTTGCAGATGCTCCTTGGCTTGATCGTCAATATTCCATATGGGGACAAGTTATTGAAGGTATGGAAAATATCGATAAAATTAAGCGTGGTGAACCTGTTATAGAACCTGATACAATCATTAAAGCGACAATCGCTGCCGATGCAAAATAG